In a genomic window of Myotis daubentonii chromosome X, mMyoDau2.1, whole genome shotgun sequence:
- the LOC132224733 gene encoding erythroid transcription factor-like gives MARSLPEAVWITFPVYVQTWERTSPDCIIGNEYEDSYARGTFLENISAQRLSPDLLMLGPAEPSSIPVPSSAYGPPDFPRSFFPLTRSPPNPAVYSSPNLQGTLPLSTCEAWDCAPCRVVLRRCDSPCTRHSDSPAGRKSGRAKAAPQCYLCNAGGQTMTRQHKPQRRPKVSKRAGAQCTNCQTTITAVWRLNANRDPVCNACGIYYKRHQVNRPRTVQKGGIKSRKPRPSQKEKKPVSSLGGTGPADAPAGGFMVVAGGSDGGNCGEVPSGWRLGPPDTAHLYQGPGPEVLSGPVSHLMPFPGPLLGSTTGSFPTGPMPPATTSTVEAPLSS, from the exons ATGGCCAGAAGCCTTCCCGAGGCTGTGTGGATCACGTTCCCTGTGTATGTGCAGACCTGGGAACGTACATCCCCAGACTGCATCATTGGGAATGAATACG aagATTCCTATGCAAGAGGCACCTTCCTCGAGAACATCAGCGCACAGCGACTGAGTCCGGACCTGTTGATGCTGGGGCCTGCAgagccttcctccatccctgtccccagcagTGCCTACGGGCCCCCCGACTTTCCTAGGAGCTTCTTTCCTCTAACCAGAAGCCCCCCCAATCCAGCCGTCtattcctcccccaacctccaagGAACCCTGCCCCTGTCCACCTGTG AGGCCTGGGATTGTGCGCCATGCAGGGTGGTTCTGAGACGGTGTGATAGCCCGTGTACCAGGCACAGCGACAGTCCGGCAGGGCGAAAGTCCGGCAGAGCGAAAGCCGCTCCACAGTGCTACCTGTGCAATGCCGGTGGTCAGACGATGACTAGGCAGCACAAGCCCCAAAGGCGCCCG AAGGTCAGCAAGCGTGCAGGTGCCCAGTGCACCAACTGCCAGACAACCATCACGGCAGTGTGGCGGCTGAATGCTAATAGAGACCCCGTGTGCAATGCCTGCGGCATTTATTACAAGCGACACCAG GTGAACCGACCACGGACCGTGCAGAAGGGTGGTATAAAGTCTAGAAAACCCAGGccatcacagaaagaaaagaagccagtgTCGAGCCTGGGAGGCACAGGACCGGCTGATGCTCCGGCTGGGGGCTtcatggtggtggctgggggcagcGATGGTGGGAATTGTGGGGAAGTGCCCTCAGGCTGGAGATTGGGCCCACCTGATACTGCCCATCTCTACCAAGGCCCGGGCCCCGAGGTGCTGTCAGGGCCTGTCAGCCACCTCATGCCTTTCCCCGGGCCCCTGTTGGGTTCAACCACAGGctccttccccacaggccccaTGCCTCCCGCCACCACCAGCACTGTGGAGGCGCCACTCAGCTCATGA